A region from the Rhodamnia argentea isolate NSW1041297 chromosome 7, ASM2092103v1, whole genome shotgun sequence genome encodes:
- the LOC115734788 gene encoding uncharacterized protein LOC115734788, translated as MDDFQKLMALKKAYAEIILGMAKEEAARVMAAERRATQFKEELLGSKEEALRLLLRLKQMYDAKLSEAETTSAWRQERIVELEAQLQESKNTVKELREELKEARDQLENETTHKSHHVSKTRTTGDTVKPEEVVGGKRHTTSGSVGQSQSDSQTAYEVSGMNISSNKGSVGSNCSCKGQALNDYCCVHNRNFSVTVMRGKEPKLRRNKDTQRVWAFEKNSSPQLSFSGQKENVRHGTHSGGREGKVSDAISNLSADKKYGRKREPSPLKVIKADCNAVVETYVKKRKRTPGCRSKNTSWGKLHDQTLTKQRATDVFSFGISKESHPPCRLHSPSEATKVTEKLDTLVTRKDVELVKSGIMVDADNGSKAPKESKIIGQGNGGVQNLNVLVTTSDQDKINDLSNSDLKASGVSDGISGRPLEKKIIKFTFARRKKETLCSPDGTFCGADITSKKKRRKHDRSLKQENSALSCETSQDSQQLAQIAEQLMSLAKNKW; from the exons ATGGACGATTTCCAG AAACTGATGGCCTTGAAGAAGGCGTACGCGGAGATTATCTTAGGCATGGCCAAGGAGGAGGCGGCGCGAGTGATGGCAGCTGAAAGAAGAGCTACTCAGTTTAAGGAGGAGCTCCTTGGTTCGAAGGAAGAGGCGTTGCGTTTGCTTTTGAGGTTGAAGCAAATGTATGATGCCAAG TTGAGTGAAGCAGAAACAACATCAGCATGGCGGCAAGAGAGAATTGTAGAGCTTGAGGCACAACTTCAGGAATCTAAGAATACTGTCAAAGAGCTTAGAGAAGAGTTGAAGGAAGCTCGAGATCAGTTGGAAAATGAAACAACTCATAAATCACATCATGTTAGTAAGACTCGTACAACTGGTGATACTGTGAAACCTGAAGAAGTAGTAGGGGGGAAAAGACATACTACTTCTGGTTCTGTAGGACAGTCTCAGTCAGATTCACAGACTGCTTATGAAGTTTCTGGCATGAATATCAGTTCCAATAAAGGATCGGTGGGGAGTAATTGCTCCTGTAAAGGTCAAGCTCTCAATGACTACTGCTGTGTTCATAACCGCAATTTTTCTGTCACAGTAATGAGAGGCAAAGAGCCTAAGCTTAGGAGAAACAAGGACACTCAGAGAGTGTGGGCATTTGAAAAGAATTCATCTCCACAGCTGTCTTTCTCTGGACAAAAGGAGAATGTTAGACATGGGACACACAGTGGGGGAAGAGAAGGTAAAGTGTCAGATGCGATATCCAACCTCTCTGCAGATAAGAAGTATGGGAGGAAGAGAGAACCCTCTCCATTGAAAGTGATAAAAGCGGACTGCAATGCGGTCGTTGAAACttatgtgaaaaaaagaaaaaggactcCAGGATGCAGAAGCAAAAATACCTCATGGGGGAAGCTGCATGACCAGACTTTGACAAAGCAGAGAGCAACTGATGTTTTTTCCTTCGGGATTTCTAAGGAATCTCATCCACCATGCAGACTACATTCACCTTCAGAGGCAACCAAAGTAACGGAGAAATTGGATACTCTGGTTACTCGTAAAGATGTTGAGCTTGTTAAATCAGGTATTATGGTGGATGCAGATAATGGAAGTAAGGCGCCGAAGGAATCAAAAATTATAGGACAGGGTAATGGTGGAGTCCAGAATTTAAATGTTTTAGTCACCACATCAGATCAAGATAAAATCAACGACTTATCAAACTCAGATCTGAAAGCTTCTGGTGTAAGTGACGGGATTTCAGGCAGACCTCTGGAGAAGAAGATTATCAAGTTCACATTTGCTAGGCGTAAGAAGGAAACTTTGTGCAGCCCTGATGGCACTTTCTGTGGTGCTGATATTACTTCGAAGAAAAAGAGACGAAAACATGACCGTTCTTTGAAGCAGGAGAACTCTGCCCTTTCATGTGAAACATCTCAAGACAGTCAACAGCTAGCGCAAATTGCAGAACAG CTTATGTCTCTGGCGAAGAACAAATGGTAG